One Ricinus communis isolate WT05 ecotype wild-type chromosome 7, ASM1957865v1, whole genome shotgun sequence genomic region harbors:
- the LOC8283388 gene encoding uncharacterized protein LOC8283388 — protein MSSYTNISENNREFLELENMATKKPVNKQSKISKFIKSPLRILLKARDFYVKSMTEYSDRIGYGTFMGCPTGHVVETLPKSYSVNSTKSSSRDDDYRELLRAASTRGLSSRNDLGVLQRQQSRKSPNNTRANISMPRSHSVGIGRIDEEKACDNFDDIKVKTDVFPRSRSHAVSATRRTTRMY, from the coding sequence ATGTCCTCTTACACAAATATATCAGAAAACAATAGAGAATTTCTTGAACTAGAAAACATGGCTACCAAGAAGCCTGTAAACAAGCAAAGCAAAATAAGCAAGTTTATCAAGTCACCCCTTAGGATCTTGTTAAAGGCAAGAGACTTCTATGTCAAGAGCATGACAGAATACTCCGATCGGATTGGTTATGGCACGTTCATGGGTTGCCCTACAGGTCATGTAGTCGAGACCTTGCCTAAGAGTTACAGTGTCAATTCAACAAAATCAAGCAGCCGCGATGATGATTACAGGGAGCTACTAAGGGCTGCTTCTACTAGAGGTTTAAGCAGTAGAAATGATTTGGGTGTTCTTCAAAGGCAACAATCAAGAAAATCTCCAAATAATACTAGGGCAAACATTAGTATGCCCAGAAGTCATAGTGTTGGTATTGGAAGAATCGATGAAGAAAAGGCATGTGataattttgatgatatcaAGGTAAAAACTGATGTTTTTCCAAGAAGCAGAAGCCATGCTGTGTCTGCAACTAGAAGAACTACTAGAATGTACTAA
- the LOC8283389 gene encoding uncharacterized protein LOC8283389, with protein METYSTASSSSSSSPMYLSKYPQEGNSLKASQSFHSSLHSVRKPYQVKPWKKPIAPLPPTPPRVYKVDPINFRDLVQKLTGAPDPSESQGNNQQQRLQRVAPPPLDLDKKPALFSREFATVSAAPLELLPSPVNTPFSALYQELMSDTLPDSKPRKVSDSVMASSCLEFNLLSPSTHNWCSFPLLSPGTLSSLEQSTVL; from the coding sequence ATGGAAACTTATTCAActgcctcttcttcttcttcatcttctccAATGTACCTATCGAAATACCCACAAGAGGGGAACAGTCTAAAAGCATCACAATCCTTCCATTCATCACTCCATTCGGTTCGTAAGCCTTACCAGGTGAAGCCATGGAAGAAACCGATAGCACCATTGCCACCGACTCCACCAAGAGTATATAAAGTAGACCCTATAAACTTCAGGGACCTTGTTCAAAAGCTTACTGGGGCACCTGACCCGTCAGAGTCCCAGGGGAACAACCAGCAGCAGCGGCTCCAACGAGTGGCGCCTCCTCCACTTGATCTTGATAAAAAACCTGCATTATTTAGCAGAGAGTTTGCGACAGTATCAGCAGCACCACTGGAGCTCCTTCCTTCCCCCGTGAATACCCCATTTTCTGCTTTGTATCAGGAGTTGATGTCTGATACATTACCTGATTCAAAACCAAGGAAGGTTTCAGACAGTGTGATGGCTTCGAGTTGTCTCGAATTTAATCTTCTGTCTCCATCCACTCACAATTGGTGTTCTTTTCCTCTTCTCAGTCCAGGAACACTTTCAAGTTTGGAGCAAAGCACAGTCCTTTAG